The Candidatus Buchananbacteria bacterium CG10_big_fil_rev_8_21_14_0_10_42_9 sequence TAAAAAAGGAGGAATACCCCGCCCCCATGCGGGGTTTTTACATACAAGAAAACCAGCCGGCCTGGTAAAACTTCCCAAGCCGGCCGGCAATTGATGCGCGTTCGTCTAGTGACCCATAGGTGAACGGTCCGTAGGCGGTAGTCCCGCTAAACGAACCGCCTCCCCTGCGGTTTTGGCTGCCAATACAACACGTCCGGTTGCCCTTTCATCGATTGGCTGTTCGAGTAAACGGTCGGCCCACCCGCCGCTGCCCGCCATGCAGATAAGCGGGACGAGACCCTGATAGGCTGCGAGCGCTTCGGTCGCACCGCCGCTGCCTCCCCGAATTAGGATGACAGCGTGTGCCATGCGTGAAAGTAACGCCTCGCGGGGACCGCCGCGGTCAACCGAGAGTGGGCAGATGATGGAAGCCGCATTGTTGTCATACAGTTTCATGCTGCTTCCAGGCGGAAACGCAACGGTTATGCCGCCCGCTTTTTTCGCTGCCCGGGCTGCCACTGTCGGATAGGAATCAACGTCGGGTTCCGCGCCGTACATCAAATACCCACCTCGCCTGGCTACAAGCCAGCCGATTTCTTCTGCCAGTTTCAACTGTATTGGATCGGGTTTGAGCGCATCAAACGCCGACCCAATCACGAGGACTTGCGCCTTGCGTTTCATCTTTTTTATCCTCCCGGCCTAGTGGTCGTGGGGTGGGCTTGGTTACTTGGTTGACTCCATGGGTTCTTGGTACCTGCAGTTGCTGCAGTGCCAGATTTCGCGATCGCCGCCCGCGGGCATGTAATGACCTTGGTAAACAATCTTCTCATTGATGGCCATGAGTTCATGACCACACTTAGGGCACTTTTTCACTACAGCTCTCCTTCGTTTTGGGTTCCCGGATTGGAATCAGCCATCAGGCTGACTTCGTTTTCGCTTGAAAACAAAAACCCCTTCTCTTTCGAGAAGGGGTTAAGGTTATTTAATTAAAAATCACCACAAGCCGCTCTCGAAAGAGTGAGATTGGTTGTGATGATGGTTTAATTTTAAACGTTTCAGTATTAATTTATAACCGCCCATGCCTTTATTTAACCACTGCGAAACACGCGCGACTGTAGTTGAGCTTAATCCAGTTTTTTTCTCAATTGTGGAATACGGCACGTTTTGTTCCAGCATTTGCGCCGCTTGCCAGCGATTGGCAAACTCAATAAGTTCGTTTTCCGTTAGAAGATCACGAAAAAACCGTTTGGCTTCGTTAACGTTTTTTAAAGCCAGGATAGCGCGCAATAAATTTTTAGTTTGTTGATTGTCCCAATTTGGCATAATTTAACGCTTTATTTAACTAAAGTACTTTACTAAACTAAAGTATAGCACGTAAAAAAATATTGTCAAGCGAGTTTTATAAATCTGTTTCCTTAAATGCCGCGCGGTAATCTTCAATTTTTAAATCTTCAGTCATGCTCCAATCAAGCATCCGCAGCCAATTAAGTTTGACTTTGTAAGTAATGACGTTTGATCCCGGAAGTTTAAATACTGGCAAGTTTAATTTTTCCAAGCTTGGCTTTTGAGCTAATTTATCCGCTAGATGCATAAAACCTTCTTTATCCAACTCAGCCTCCCCTTCTAATTGGACTGTTACTAGTTCTTGGTTGTCATTTATAACTAAAGCAACCTTCTTGTTATCAAAAATGTTTTTAGCTTTACGACTAGTTTCCCGAGTCATAAAATGCAAAGTAAAATCATCATCAATATCATAAAATACTGCCGCCGCTTCCGGCTTGCCTGAATTATCGGCAGTAGCCACCACCGCCAAAAAGTGTTTTTGCAAGAAAATCAGGGCGCTTTCTTTTAGTTCTTCAGCATTTTTCATATATATTTATATTACTCTTAAATAATTATTTAGCCAATAGCTGACTGTGCTATAATTTGTATTATGAGAGAAAAAGGAGAACCAAAATCAATTAAACCAGACGAAATAGAATCCGTCACTATAACTTCGCTTAGCGAGCGGATTGAAAGCGCACAGACCTTAGATGAAATAGAAGATATTATTCATGAAATTGATGATCAGAACAGAAAAAATCATCTTGATAATATGTATCAAGCCGCTTTGGCTTTTGAGAGAGATGATTTTGCATTGGCGAAAGAAACTTTTAAAAGAATAATTGAGCAGGCAAGAGTACGAGCCGAAAATTGGGTTTCAAATAAAAGCAACGACGAACTTGAGGCCTTAACAGGGGCAACAGAAGAGGAGTCCACCGTTGAAGGAATACCATCGTTTATGGTAAAAGATGCAGCGAAAAAGTTATTAATTGAAAGAGAAAAAGAAAAAAATGAGTAACGAACACTCGGCTGAATTAGTGAAACGGCTCACTAGATGGGTAGGCGACGAAGCCCAGCGCCGCGGCATTGAGCCTTATTTAGTGCTGTCCAAACAGGCAATCCATGATTTAGCTGATAAACAACCAACGGAATTTCCCGCCCTACTAGACATCAAAGGCATTAAACAAAAAAAGCAGATGCAATATGGGCATCAATTGCTGCAAATTATTCAAGAAGTTATTTCCGGGAATGTTGCCAAAGAAAAAGTCGAAACTGCAAATACCCCCCTCGACGATTTTTTAAGCGGAGGGGACATAGAAGAGGCGTATGAAGATGACCCCAATAAGCCTTTGTCAGTTAGCGAATTTTTAGGTCAAATTAATGCGGTGCTAGAATCGCAAGTAGCGATTGTGAAAGGCGAAATCACGCAAGTTAAAAAATATGATTACTATTGGTACGTGTCTATCAAAGACGAAGCTGAAGCTTCCATGACATGCGCCATTCCGCGTAATGTCATCAATGCCATCGGCGTTGATTTAGAGGACGGCATGGAAATTGTGGTAACTGGTTATTCAACGGTGAGCGCGAAATACGGTTCATTTTCATTTCGCACCGAAGCGTTGCAAGTGCTCGGCGCTGAAGGCGAGTTGAAAAAGGCGTATGAGAAATTAAAAAAGAAATTAGAAGCCGCCGGTTACTTTAATCCGGAAACAAAATTGCCCGTGCCAAATTTCGTTCATCGCATTGGCGTGATTAGTTCTAAAAGCGGTGTGGTAATTCACGACTTAATGAAAAATTTAGAGCCGCGCGGTTTTCAGCTTTATTTTTACGATTCCCGTGTAGAAGGCCCGCATGCCGTGCGCCAAGTAATTGACGGGATAAAGTTTTTTAACACGCAAGCCAAGCGTGTGGATGTATTAGTCATTATTCGCGGCGGCGGTAGCTTAGAAAGTTTGCAGGCTTTTAATAATGAAGATGTAGCAAAGGCTATTTTTCAATCGCGCATCCCTGTTATTGCTGGCATTGGCCATGACGTTGATGTGCCCATAGCGAGTTTAACCGCTGATGCTGAGGCTTCAACGCCAACGGCGGTTGCGCATATACTTAATCAATCCTGGGCGCCGCTGACTGAAAAGTTGCCCGAGCTGGAAAGTTC is a genomic window containing:
- a CDS encoding transposase; this translates as MPNWDNQQTKNLLRAILALKNVNEAKRFFRDLLTENELIEFANRWQAAQMLEQNVPYSTIEKKTGLSSTTVARVSQWLNKGMGGYKLILKRLKLNHHHNQSHSFESGLW
- the xseA gene encoding exodeoxyribonuclease VII large subunit — its product is MSNEHSAELVKRLTRWVGDEAQRRGIEPYLVLSKQAIHDLADKQPTEFPALLDIKGIKQKKQMQYGHQLLQIIQEVISGNVAKEKVETANTPLDDFLSGGDIEEAYEDDPNKPLSVSEFLGQINAVLESQVAIVKGEITQVKKYDYYWYVSIKDEAEASMTCAIPRNVINAIGVDLEDGMEIVVTGYSTVSAKYGSFSFRTEALQVLGAEGELKKAYEKLKKKLEAAGYFNPETKLPVPNFVHRIGVISSKSGVVIHDLMKNLEPRGFQLYFYDSRVEGPHAVRQVIDGIKFFNTQAKRVDVLVIIRGGGSLESLQAFNNEDVAKAIFQSRIPVIAGIGHDVDVPIASLTADAEASTPTAVAHILNQSWAPLTEKLPELESSILDIFENNLEGLKTNLINWQTRLAERGSFMLGRLVQIVEDGWQRMRERTALALNSAADSLTSIEKYLSAVNPQNTLKRGYSYVTKNGQVVRDVAILKPGDEIDTKFYKGEASSTVKIIKP